One stretch of Lysobacter sp. TY2-98 DNA includes these proteins:
- a CDS encoding WxcM-like domain-containing protein: MNHIVAGALVEPTVVRGENVVIRPGAVVVGHCALGDRVTIGVGAVLDPGHGGRLRVEDDARIGTGATVAAPVTISRGAVLQAGAVVVRDVPPHAIVSGNPAQIVGYTTEARPAGDASSARRLPEPGQHETQVRGVTFHRLPKILDLRGNLSVGEFERSIPFDAKRYFLVFGVPNAEIRGEHAHRTCHQFLICAHGSCAVVADDGHRREEFLLDDPSLGLHLPPLTWGIQYKYSPDAVLLVFASEYYDAGEYIRDYPEFLQLTATGGSS, encoded by the coding sequence ATGAATCACATCGTGGCCGGGGCACTCGTTGAGCCGACCGTGGTGCGCGGGGAGAATGTAGTAATCCGACCCGGTGCAGTGGTGGTAGGCCATTGTGCTCTCGGGGACCGAGTCACCATCGGCGTCGGCGCGGTGCTCGACCCCGGTCATGGCGGTCGGCTGCGGGTCGAGGACGACGCACGGATCGGAACTGGCGCGACGGTCGCGGCACCTGTCACGATCAGTCGCGGTGCCGTGCTGCAAGCCGGCGCGGTCGTCGTCCGCGACGTGCCACCCCATGCCATCGTTTCGGGCAACCCTGCGCAGATCGTTGGCTATACCACTGAAGCGCGCCCCGCGGGCGATGCATCCTCTGCGCGTCGCCTGCCTGAGCCCGGGCAACACGAGACGCAGGTGCGGGGCGTCACCTTCCATCGGCTACCGAAAATTCTCGACCTGCGGGGAAATCTCAGTGTCGGCGAGTTCGAACGCTCGATTCCGTTCGACGCCAAACGTTACTTCTTGGTATTCGGTGTTCCGAACGCCGAGATCCGAGGCGAACACGCGCACCGCACGTGCCACCAGTTCCTGATCTGCGCGCACGGCAGTTGCGCGGTCGTGGCCGACGATGGACATCGCCGCGAGGAGTTCCTCCTGGACGATCCTTCGCTTGGCCTCCACCTGCCGCCACTGACGTGGGGCATCCAGTACAAGTATTCCCCTGACGCCGTGCTCCTTGTCTTCGCCTCGGAGTACTACGATGCGGGCGAGTACATCCGGGACTATCCCGAGTTCCTGCAACTGACGGCGACCGGAGGGTCGAGCTGA
- a CDS encoding glycosyltransferase family 2 protein, with translation MQPVLRPRFSLVIPVYRNAGSIAELIATVRSLQDSLDHALETIFVVDGSPDDSHARLRAHLETGGLRGRLILLSRNFGAFAAIREGLLHASGDYAAVMAADLQEPPQLVVEFFRRLERGEGDIAFGVRESRADPFASRVMANGFWWVYRRFVQRDVPVGGVDVFAVNRAFLDRIVAFEEANSSLLALLFWIGGRRIFVPYARSARQHGKSAWTFGKKLTYLLDSVFAFTDAPIRLLLGAGTLGLSLSMVVGLVVLTGRLLGWVAVPGYAGTMLAVLFFGALNALGLGLVGNYAWRAYENTKRRPLSIALDVQAFGENEGSGRAEAGDNA, from the coding sequence ATGCAACCAGTTCTAAGGCCGCGCTTTTCACTTGTGATACCGGTGTACCGGAACGCGGGGTCGATCGCCGAACTCATTGCGACCGTGCGCAGTCTGCAGGACTCCCTCGACCATGCGTTGGAAACCATTTTCGTCGTCGATGGCAGCCCGGACGACAGTCATGCGCGCCTACGCGCGCACTTGGAAACAGGCGGGCTCCGCGGGCGTCTGATCCTGCTGTCCCGTAATTTCGGCGCGTTCGCGGCCATACGCGAAGGCCTTCTCCATGCGTCAGGCGATTATGCGGCAGTCATGGCCGCCGATCTTCAAGAGCCGCCTCAACTCGTTGTCGAGTTCTTCCGCAGGCTTGAGCGCGGTGAGGGCGATATCGCGTTCGGCGTACGCGAGTCCCGCGCCGATCCGTTTGCGTCCCGTGTGATGGCGAATGGTTTCTGGTGGGTCTACCGGCGTTTCGTGCAACGCGACGTACCGGTAGGCGGGGTTGACGTGTTTGCCGTTAACCGCGCGTTTCTCGATCGCATCGTCGCCTTCGAGGAGGCCAACAGCAGCCTGCTCGCCTTGCTCTTCTGGATCGGCGGGAGGCGGATATTCGTGCCATACGCGCGATCGGCTCGTCAGCATGGCAAAAGCGCGTGGACGTTCGGCAAAAAGCTCACGTACCTCCTGGACAGTGTTTTCGCCTTCACCGATGCGCCGATCCGGCTGCTCCTTGGGGCGGGCACGCTGGGGCTTTCGCTTTCTATGGTCGTGGGACTCGTCGTCCTGACCGGCCGCCTGTTGGGATGGGTCGCTGTTCCCGGTTACGCCGGGACAATGTTAGCCGTGCTGTTTTTCGGGGCTCTCAACGCTCTCGGGCTGGGGCTTGTCGGCAACTACGCCTGGCGTGCCTACGAGAATACGAAGCGACGGCCGCTGAGTATCGCGCTGGACGTTCAAGCCTTCGGAGAGAATGAAGGGAGTGGACGCGCTGAAGCAGGAGACAACGCATGA
- a CDS encoding DegT/DnrJ/EryC1/StrS family aminotransferase, which produces MKDMIPVNSLARHIAPLQQQLSAAAARVVASGHYVLGPHVVEFERAFARYCGARECIGVANGTDALELGLRALGVEPGDGVAVAANAAMYGTTATQACGAQPVFVDVDATTGTLDPADLERVLADDDRIRVVIATHLYGRLADMAAIKRIAEARGVRVMEDCAQAHGAVRDGERAGAIGDAASFSFYPTKNLGALGDGGAVTTNDPAVADRVRRLRQYGWEGKYNNVDRGGRNSRLDEIQAAMLAELLPRLDEWNVRRRAIANRYSEGIKNPTIAVPPVAGDDYVAHLYVVQTETRDALRDHLAAAGIQSDVHYPTPDHRQPCHDGAFAEVRLPVTEHMARSVLTLPCFPELEDAEVDRVIESCNQF; this is translated from the coding sequence ATGAAGGACATGATTCCCGTCAATTCGCTGGCACGCCACATCGCGCCACTTCAGCAGCAACTGAGCGCGGCGGCCGCGCGCGTCGTGGCGAGTGGACACTATGTGCTCGGGCCGCACGTCGTCGAGTTCGAGCGAGCGTTCGCGAGGTACTGCGGCGCTAGGGAGTGCATTGGGGTCGCTAACGGCACGGATGCCCTCGAGTTGGGATTGCGCGCCCTCGGTGTCGAACCTGGCGATGGTGTCGCCGTCGCGGCCAATGCCGCAATGTATGGCACGACCGCCACTCAGGCGTGCGGCGCGCAGCCCGTATTTGTGGACGTCGACGCGACGACGGGCACGCTCGATCCCGCCGACCTGGAACGCGTGCTTGCAGATGACGACCGCATTCGTGTCGTGATCGCCACACATCTCTACGGTCGGCTTGCCGATATGGCGGCGATCAAACGCATCGCCGAGGCCCGCGGTGTTCGCGTCATGGAAGACTGCGCGCAGGCGCACGGGGCGGTCCGCGATGGAGAACGTGCCGGCGCTATCGGTGATGCAGCAAGCTTCAGCTTCTATCCCACCAAGAACTTAGGCGCGCTCGGCGACGGCGGCGCCGTGACGACGAATGACCCGGCTGTCGCCGACCGCGTCCGCCGGCTTCGCCAGTACGGGTGGGAAGGCAAGTACAACAATGTGGACCGCGGGGGTCGAAACAGTCGGCTCGACGAAATCCAGGCAGCGATGCTCGCTGAGCTGCTACCTCGCCTGGATGAATGGAATGTTCGCAGGCGAGCGATTGCCAATCGCTACTCCGAAGGGATCAAGAACCCTACCATCGCGGTGCCGCCTGTCGCTGGCGACGACTACGTAGCGCACCTGTACGTCGTGCAGACCGAGACACGCGATGCACTGCGTGATCACCTCGCCGCTGCCGGAATCCAGAGCGACGTCCACTATCCGACGCCCGATCACCGTCAGCCGTGCCATGACGGTGCTTTTGCCGAGGTGCGCCTTCCGGTTACCGAGCATATGGCCCGAAGCGTGCTGACGCTGCCTTGCTTCCCCGAACTGGAAGACGCTGAAGTGGATCGGGTGATCGAGTCATGCAACCAGTTCTAA
- a CDS encoding electron transfer flavoprotein subunit alpha/FixB family protein, which yields MSKVLIVAEHLGGHLNASTAKCVTAAKALSPEAIDVLVLADDPSAVAADAAKLNGISRVLTVANAANASAIAQVLAPQVAKVAANYTHVFGPSTTFGKDLMPCVAALLNAPQVSDAMAVEGSRTFKRPIYAGNAIVTVEVPEGVIVVATIRTASFAETARDGDAPVEATSVDATLPTNTRFVGLAAGSSDRPDLQSAKRVVSGGRGVGSAENFKIIYDLADKLGAAVGASRAAVDAGYVPNEMQVGQTGKIIAPELYIAVGISGAIQHLTGIKDAGTIVAINKDADAAIFEIADIGLVGDLFQILPELEQAIVG from the coding sequence ATGTCGAAGGTTCTGATCGTCGCCGAGCACCTGGGCGGCCACCTCAACGCCTCCACCGCCAAGTGCGTCACCGCCGCGAAGGCGTTGTCGCCGGAGGCCATCGACGTGCTCGTGCTCGCGGACGACCCGTCCGCGGTCGCCGCCGATGCGGCGAAACTCAACGGCATCTCCCGCGTGCTCACCGTCGCGAACGCGGCGAACGCCAGCGCTATCGCGCAGGTGCTCGCACCGCAGGTGGCGAAGGTCGCCGCGAACTACACGCATGTGTTCGGTCCGAGCACCACGTTCGGCAAGGACCTGATGCCGTGCGTCGCCGCGCTGCTGAACGCACCGCAGGTGTCGGATGCGATGGCGGTCGAAGGCTCGCGTACGTTCAAGCGCCCCATCTATGCCGGCAATGCGATCGTGACGGTCGAGGTGCCGGAGGGCGTGATCGTTGTCGCGACGATCCGCACCGCGTCGTTCGCCGAGACCGCGCGCGACGGCGATGCGCCGGTCGAGGCGACCAGCGTCGACGCAACGTTGCCGACCAACACGCGCTTCGTCGGCCTCGCGGCCGGCTCCAGCGACCGCCCGGACCTGCAGAGCGCGAAGCGCGTCGTCTCGGGCGGTCGCGGCGTCGGCTCGGCCGAAAACTTCAAGATCATCTACGACCTCGCCGACAAGCTCGGCGCAGCGGTCGGCGCGTCGCGCGCGGCGGTCGACGCGGGCTATGTTCCGAACGAGATGCAGGTGGGCCAAACCGGCAAGATCATCGCGCCGGAGCTCTACATCGCGGTCGGCATTTCCGGTGCGATCCAGCATCTGACCGGCATCAAGGACGCGGGCACCATCGTCGCAATCAACAAGGATGCGGATGCGGCGATTTTCGAGATCGCGGACATCGGGCTCGTGGGCGATCTGTTCCAGATACTGCCGGAGCTTGAGCAAGCGATCGTTGGCTGA
- a CDS encoding electron transfer flavoprotein subunit beta/FixA family protein: MKILVAYKRVVDYNVRIQVKPDGTGVVTEGVKLSPNPFDEIALEEALRLRDKGIATEVVVATIAPADAQPHLRNGLAMGANRAIHVVVDGQDVQPLAAARALLKLVEREQPDLVILGKQAIDDDANQTGQMLATLWGRPQATFASKLEVADGKATVTREVDAGLETLEVDLPAVVTTDLRLNEPRFIKLPDIMKAKSKSLETIAFADLRVDTGAGLKTTSYAPPAKRSKGIMVKDAAELVATLKQRGLL; the protein is encoded by the coding sequence ATGAAGATCCTCGTCGCCTACAAGCGCGTGGTGGACTACAACGTCCGCATCCAGGTCAAGCCCGACGGCACCGGTGTCGTCACCGAGGGCGTGAAGCTCTCGCCGAACCCGTTCGACGAGATCGCGCTCGAAGAAGCGCTGCGCCTGCGCGACAAGGGCATCGCCACCGAGGTCGTGGTTGCCACGATCGCTCCGGCCGACGCCCAGCCGCATCTGCGCAACGGCCTTGCGATGGGTGCGAACCGTGCGATCCACGTCGTTGTCGACGGCCAGGACGTGCAGCCCCTCGCCGCCGCGCGCGCCCTGCTCAAGCTCGTCGAGCGCGAGCAGCCGGATCTCGTGATCCTCGGCAAGCAGGCCATCGACGACGACGCCAACCAGACGGGCCAGATGCTGGCCACGCTGTGGGGCCGTCCGCAAGCCACGTTCGCGTCGAAGCTCGAGGTCGCCGATGGCAAGGCCACGGTGACGCGCGAAGTCGACGCTGGCCTCGAAACGCTGGAAGTCGACCTCCCGGCCGTCGTCACCACGGACCTGCGCCTGAACGAGCCGCGCTTCATCAAGCTGCCGGACATCATGAAGGCCAAGAGCAAGTCGCTCGAGACAATCGCGTTCGCTGATCTGCGCGTCGACACCGGCGCCGGCCTGAAGACGACGTCGTACGCGCCGCCGGCCAAGCGCTCGAAGGGCATCATGGTCAAGGACGCCGCCGAGCTCGTCGCCACGCTCAAGCAGCGCGGCCTGCTGTAA
- a CDS encoding mannose-1-phosphate guanylyltransferase/mannose-6-phosphate isomerase yields the protein MLHPVVLSGGSGTRLWPLSRQNQPKQFLALLGHRSLYQETVLRASRLPGAAGPVTVCADDHRFMVGEQLQGVGLRNGGILLEPVARNTAPAIAIAALHLLARDADALMLVLPADHLIEDEAAFRDAVARAAGLADDGWLVTFGIRPDYAETGYGYILGGAPQGDAGFAVARFVEKPDRATAEGYVADGGYSWNSGMFLFRAGRYLEELERHAPAIATAARLAYDRSTRDLDFVRIDPDAFASSPNDSIDYAVMEKTDRAAVVPVSCGWSDIGSWSALWSVAERDADGNRHDGDVISVDSRGNLVRAAERRMIATLGVEDLVIVDTPDATLVARKDRVQDVKALVDRMKADKRTEHLVHRKVYRPWGSYDSLAVGARFQVKRIVVNPGAALSLQKHAHRAEHWIVVSGVAEVTCDDRVFDLHENESTYIPLGSVHRLRNKGTEPVELIEVQSGHYLGEDDIVRLEDVYGRS from the coding sequence ATGCTGCATCCCGTGGTGCTCAGTGGTGGTAGCGGTACCCGGCTCTGGCCGTTGTCGCGCCAGAACCAGCCCAAGCAGTTCCTCGCGCTCCTCGGCCATCGATCGCTGTATCAGGAGACGGTGTTGCGCGCGAGCCGTCTGCCCGGTGCGGCAGGGCCAGTCACCGTGTGCGCGGACGACCACCGCTTCATGGTCGGCGAGCAACTGCAGGGTGTGGGCCTGCGGAACGGCGGCATCCTGCTCGAGCCGGTCGCGCGCAACACGGCGCCGGCCATCGCGATCGCCGCGCTCCACCTGCTCGCGCGCGATGCGGACGCCCTGATGCTGGTGCTGCCCGCCGATCACCTCATCGAGGACGAGGCGGCGTTCCGCGACGCTGTCGCCCGCGCTGCCGGGTTGGCGGACGATGGTTGGCTGGTGACGTTCGGCATCCGCCCGGACTACGCGGAGACGGGCTACGGCTACATCCTCGGTGGCGCACCCCAAGGTGATGCGGGTTTCGCCGTCGCGCGATTCGTCGAGAAGCCCGATCGTGCGACGGCGGAGGGCTATGTGGCGGACGGCGGCTACTCCTGGAACTCGGGCATGTTCCTGTTCCGCGCCGGCCGCTACCTCGAGGAGCTCGAGCGGCATGCGCCTGCGATCGCCACCGCCGCCCGCTTGGCATACGACCGTTCCACGCGCGATCTCGACTTCGTCCGTATCGATCCCGATGCGTTCGCGTCGAGTCCCAATGATTCGATCGACTACGCCGTGATGGAAAAGACCGATCGCGCGGCGGTCGTGCCGGTTAGCTGCGGCTGGAGCGACATCGGTTCGTGGTCCGCATTGTGGTCGGTCGCAGAGCGTGACGCCGACGGTAATCGCCACGATGGCGACGTCATCTCCGTCGACAGTCGCGGCAACCTCGTGCGCGCGGCGGAGCGGCGCATGATCGCGACGTTGGGTGTCGAAGACCTCGTGATCGTCGACACCCCCGATGCGACACTCGTCGCGCGCAAGGACCGCGTGCAGGACGTCAAGGCGCTCGTCGATCGCATGAAGGCGGACAAGCGCACCGAGCATCTCGTGCATCGCAAGGTGTACCGGCCCTGGGGCAGCTACGACTCGCTGGCGGTGGGGGCGCGTTTCCAGGTCAAGCGCATCGTCGTGAACCCGGGCGCGGCATTGAGCCTTCAGAAGCATGCGCATCGAGCGGAGCACTGGATCGTCGTGTCCGGTGTCGCCGAAGTCACCTGCGACGACCGCGTGTTCGACCTGCACGAGAACGAGAGCACGTACATTCCGCTCGGCAGCGTGCATCGCCTGCGCAACAAGGGCACGGAGCCGGTCGAGCTGATCGAGGTGCAGTCGGGGCACTACCTCGGCGAGGACGACATCGTGCGCCTCGAGGACGTTTACGGTCGCTCCTGA
- a CDS encoding CoA transferase subunit A: MRSVRMAARSKVFPDAKTALADLVADNQTLAVGGFGLCGIPEALIAALRDSGVTGLTAISNNAGVDGFGLGLLLETRQIRKMISSYVGENKEFERQFLAGELELEFNPQGTLAERLRAGGAGIPAFFTRTGYGTVVAEGKETREFDGHMYVMETALRADVSLVKAWKADKAGNLVFRKTARNFNPACAMAGKVCVAEVEQLVEIGEIDPDHVHLPGIYVDRIVLNASPEKRIEQRTVRAA, translated from the coding sequence ATACGGAGTGTCCGCATGGCCGCGCGCAGCAAGGTCTTTCCCGATGCCAAGACGGCGCTTGCCGATCTGGTCGCCGACAACCAGACGCTGGCGGTCGGCGGATTCGGTCTGTGCGGCATCCCGGAAGCGCTGATCGCGGCATTGCGCGACTCGGGCGTGACCGGTCTGACGGCGATCTCCAACAACGCGGGCGTCGACGGCTTTGGCCTCGGGCTGCTTCTGGAGACGCGACAGATCCGCAAGATGATTTCGTCCTACGTCGGCGAGAACAAGGAATTCGAACGCCAGTTCCTCGCCGGCGAGCTCGAACTCGAATTCAATCCGCAGGGCACGTTGGCCGAGCGCCTGCGTGCGGGTGGCGCGGGCATTCCGGCGTTCTTCACGCGTACCGGTTACGGCACGGTCGTTGCCGAGGGCAAGGAAACGCGCGAGTTCGATGGTCACATGTACGTGATGGAAACCGCGCTGCGGGCCGACGTGTCGCTGGTGAAGGCGTGGAAGGCTGACAAGGCCGGCAACCTCGTGTTCCGGAAGACCGCTCGCAACTTCAATCCGGCCTGCGCGATGGCGGGCAAGGTCTGCGTCGCCGAAGTCGAGCAGCTCGTCGAGATCGGCGAGATCGATCCCGACCACGTGCATCTGCCGGGCATCTACGTCGATCGCATCGTCCTGAACGCTTCGCCCGAGAAGCGCATCGAACAGCGCACCGTGCGCGCCGCCTGA